The proteins below are encoded in one region of Streptomyces cyanogenus:
- a CDS encoding J domain-containing protein: MQEPDLYAVLGVPPSATVGAITSAFRRRARELRPDTRVDAVTAARFGEVRAAYETLRDPVRRAAYDQAYERSYRPSYRPAGAAGPRRYLVVPGVPAPEPPLRAGPVRRVPGGSHVRRTG; the protein is encoded by the coding sequence ATGCAGGAGCCGGACCTGTACGCGGTGCTGGGCGTACCGCCCTCGGCCACGGTCGGGGCGATCACCTCGGCCTTCCGCCGCAGGGCTCGGGAACTGCGCCCGGACACCCGGGTCGACGCGGTCACCGCCGCCCGGTTCGGTGAGGTGCGGGCGGCGTACGAGACGCTGCGGGACCCGGTGCGGCGCGCGGCCTACGACCAGGCGTACGAGCGCTCGTACAGGCCGTCGTACCGCCCGGCCGGCGCCGCCGGGCCGCGCCGGTACCTCGTCGTGCCGGGCGTCCCGGCTCCCGAGCCGCCGCTGCGCGCAGGACCGGTGCGCCGGGTACCCGGTGGGTCACACGTGCGGCGCACGGGGTGA
- a CDS encoding GH92 family glycosyl hydrolase, protein MRLRSASLLLAALLATGGTATPALAATAAPPVLVKDPTPYVDPLIGTRNGGDVFPGAVVPFGMFSWSPENTRGDATRTAAPGGYQYDATRIRGFSLTHMSGTGCAGGSGDIPFFPYAGEVTSSPASDTKDAVYASDFRHADETAEPGHYRVGLASGVTADLTATARTGSARFTYPAGKPASLLVRTANSEVGSEESTVTIDPDARTISGSVTSGNFCGYLDPEGQRPYYTLYFTARFDRAFQATGTWHDDRLDPGSREASGGTGGFSHGGRPVAGKGAGGYIEFAPGDGPVGVEVGVSYVSREAAAANLAAENPPGRSFGAVREAARRAWRERLGAVRVGGGTDAERTTFYTALYHALLHPNVISDADGRYRGADGRVHTVGRRRQAQYGTFSGWDVYRDQVQLLTLLDPRTGSDIAQSLYELSRQNGGVWDRWLHGASGTHVMNGDPSATALAGIHAFGGTDFDLRGALKSLVRAATVPTPQDLSPAGKPVLSAGQRPSLDKYLKLHYMPSVSNAWGGAAETLEMSTADFAIAQLARSAGQKGTADTFTRRAQWWQNNFDVAAAPNGGYIANRKADGSWVTGFTPDTGNGFVEGTAAQYTWMVPHDPAGLFAALGGRDKALARLDDFFHDADGGWAFTGNGGTKSELDNEPSINVPYLYDYAGAPYKTQETVRAAMRQLWSAEPGGIPGNDDLGAMSAWYVFSALGMYPQVPSRAELVLASPLFERIEIDRPHGRDISVRAAGAAADAPYVRSLKVNGRSSDRPWLPASFVRDGGRLDYTLSATADRGWGADSPPPSFREGEQPYQIGVGPTTATLAPGDSTKIGVRALSMTGGPGPEVRFRVRTPAGVTAAPAEGTVTDGAQEITLTAARDAQQGFADVQVTVTSGDSSYEQPVALTVAAPGTLLAAYNSTGVSDDDGDHDEADYDGGGWSYSRQALAAAGLTPGKQATVDGLAFTWPASPAGRPDNASASGQTIRLAAPAGALSFIGSAVNGNQQTRATVTYTDGGTDTVDLSFTDWTVGGGGGTVQYGNRVVAKTAYRNVAGADKDPVATYVFATEPYRAPAGRQIRTVTLPRNADLHVFTLATG, encoded by the coding sequence ATGCGTTTGAGATCCGCGTCCCTGCTGCTGGCCGCGCTCCTCGCGACCGGCGGCACCGCAACCCCCGCCCTGGCGGCGACCGCCGCTCCCCCCGTCCTCGTCAAGGACCCCACCCCGTACGTCGATCCGCTGATCGGCACCAGGAACGGCGGCGACGTCTTCCCGGGCGCCGTCGTGCCGTTCGGCATGTTCTCCTGGAGCCCGGAGAACACGCGCGGCGACGCCACCAGAACCGCCGCCCCGGGCGGCTACCAGTACGACGCCACCCGCATCCGCGGTTTCAGCCTCACCCACATGTCAGGCACCGGCTGCGCGGGCGGCAGCGGGGACATCCCGTTCTTCCCGTACGCCGGCGAGGTCACCTCCTCCCCGGCGAGCGACACCAAGGACGCCGTCTACGCCTCCGACTTCCGCCACGCCGACGAGACCGCCGAGCCCGGCCACTACCGGGTCGGGCTGGCCTCCGGTGTCACCGCCGACCTCACCGCGACCGCGCGCACCGGTTCGGCCCGCTTCACCTACCCGGCCGGCAAGCCCGCCTCCCTGCTCGTGCGCACCGCCAACTCCGAGGTGGGCTCGGAGGAGTCGACCGTCACGATCGACCCGGACGCCCGGACCATCTCCGGCTCGGTCACCTCCGGCAACTTCTGCGGTTACCTCGACCCCGAAGGCCAACGCCCTTACTACACGCTCTACTTCACCGCCCGCTTCGACCGCGCCTTCCAGGCCACCGGCACCTGGCACGACGACCGCCTGGACCCCGGCTCCCGCGAGGCGTCCGGCGGCACCGGCGGCTTCTCGCACGGCGGGCGGCCGGTCGCCGGGAAGGGGGCCGGCGGATACATCGAGTTCGCGCCCGGCGACGGCCCGGTCGGCGTCGAGGTCGGCGTCTCCTACGTCAGCCGGGAGGCCGCCGCGGCCAACCTGGCCGCCGAGAACCCGCCGGGACGGTCCTTCGGCGCGGTCCGGGAGGCGGCCCGGCGGGCCTGGCGGGAGCGGCTCGGGGCCGTCCGGGTCGGCGGCGGCACGGACGCCGAGCGCACCACCTTCTACACCGCGCTCTACCACGCGCTGCTGCACCCGAACGTCATCAGCGACGCCGACGGCAGGTACCGGGGCGCCGACGGCCGCGTGCACACGGTCGGCCGGCGCCGGCAGGCCCAGTACGGCACCTTCTCCGGCTGGGACGTCTACCGCGACCAGGTGCAACTGCTGACGCTGCTCGACCCGCGCACTGGCTCGGACATCGCGCAGTCCCTGTACGAGCTGTCCCGGCAGAACGGCGGCGTGTGGGACCGCTGGCTGCACGGGGCGAGCGGCACGCACGTCATGAACGGCGACCCCTCGGCGACCGCGCTGGCCGGCATCCACGCCTTCGGCGGCACGGACTTCGACCTCCGCGGCGCCCTGAAGTCCCTGGTGCGGGCGGCGACCGTGCCCACACCGCAGGACCTGTCCCCGGCCGGCAAGCCCGTGCTGTCGGCGGGCCAGCGCCCCTCCCTCGACAAGTACCTCAAGCTGCACTACATGCCGAGCGTGTCCAACGCCTGGGGCGGGGCCGCCGAGACGCTGGAGATGTCCACCGCGGACTTCGCCATCGCCCAACTCGCCCGCTCGGCAGGGCAGAAGGGCACGGCGGACACCTTCACCCGCCGCGCCCAGTGGTGGCAGAACAACTTCGACGTCGCCGCCGCGCCGAACGGCGGGTACATCGCCAACCGCAAGGCCGACGGCAGCTGGGTCACCGGCTTCACCCCGGACACCGGCAACGGCTTCGTCGAGGGCACGGCCGCCCAGTACACCTGGATGGTCCCGCACGACCCGGCGGGCCTCTTCGCCGCACTGGGCGGCCGGGACAAGGCGCTCGCCCGGCTGGACGACTTCTTCCACGACGCCGACGGCGGATGGGCCTTCACCGGCAACGGCGGCACCAAGTCCGAGCTGGACAACGAGCCGTCGATCAACGTCCCCTACCTGTACGACTACGCCGGCGCCCCTTACAAGACGCAGGAGACCGTCCGCGCGGCGATGCGGCAGCTGTGGTCCGCCGAGCCCGGCGGCATCCCGGGCAACGACGACCTCGGCGCGATGTCCGCCTGGTACGTCTTCTCCGCCCTCGGCATGTACCCGCAGGTGCCGTCCCGCGCCGAACTGGTCCTCGCCTCACCGCTGTTCGAGCGGATCGAGATCGACCGGCCGCACGGCCGCGACATCTCCGTACGGGCCGCCGGAGCGGCGGCCGACGCGCCGTACGTCCGGTCCCTGAAGGTGAACGGCCGCAGCAGCGACCGGCCCTGGCTGCCCGCGTCCTTCGTCCGCGACGGCGGCCGGCTCGACTACACCCTGTCCGCCACTGCGGACCGCGGCTGGGGGGCGGACAGCCCGCCGCCGTCCTTCCGGGAGGGCGAGCAGCCGTACCAGATCGGCGTCGGTCCCACCACGGCCACGCTCGCCCCCGGTGACAGCACGAAGATCGGCGTCCGCGCGCTGTCGATGACCGGCGGCCCCGGCCCCGAGGTGCGTTTCCGGGTGCGGACCCCGGCCGGGGTGACGGCTGCGCCCGCCGAGGGCACGGTCACCGACGGCGCCCAGGAGATCACCCTCACGGCGGCCCGGGACGCGCAGCAGGGCTTCGCCGACGTCCAGGTCACGGTGACCTCGGGCGACTCCTCCTACGAGCAGCCGGTGGCGCTCACCGTGGCCGCCCCGGGCACCCTGCTCGCCGCCTACAACAGCACCGGTGTCTCCGACGACGACGGCGACCACGACGAGGCCGACTACGACGGCGGCGGCTGGAGCTACTCCCGGCAGGCCCTCGCGGCGGCCGGCCTCACCCCGGGCAAGCAGGCCACGGTCGACGGCCTCGCCTTCACCTGGCCCGCCTCACCGGCCGGCCGCCCCGACAACGCCTCGGCGTCCGGCCAGACCATCCGACTGGCCGCCCCGGCGGGCGCGTTGTCCTTCATCGGCAGCGCGGTCAACGGCAACCAGCAGACCCGGGCGACCGTCACCTACACCGACGGCGGCACCGACACCGTCGACCTGTCCTTCACCGACTGGACCGTGGGCGGCGGAGGCGGCACCGTCCAGTACGGCAACAGGGTCGTCGCCAAGACCGCGTACCGCAACGTCGCCGGCGCCGACAAGGACCCGGTGGCGACGTACGTCTTCGCCACCGAGCCGTACCGGGCCCCGGCGGGCAGGCAGATCCGGACCGTCACCCTCCCGCGCAACGCGGACCTGCACGTCTTCACCCTCGCGACGGGCTGA
- a CDS encoding GH92 family glycosyl hydrolase has translation MQRRTRHRWAPAAVLTAAFVMAVGAQGAAVALPARAPAADREFASSFEAGDPAPDWLNTVDTGPDGGKRASGVDGGYSTGIPGNVTDHVTEVRASARNTGAGEVEENLVDGEPGTKWLTFAPTGWVEFDLDKPIKIATYALTSANDYAERDPKDWTLKGSADGKDWKTVDARSGETFAERFQTKSYDLAEPAEYRYFRLEVTGNAGAADILQLADVQFSTGGTGGPVPQDMLTLVDKGPSGSPTAKARAGFTGKRALRYAGRHTAGGRAYSYNKVFDVNVKVSGDTLLSYRIFPSMADGDRDYDATNVSVDLAFTDGTYLSGLGALDQHGFPLTPRGQGASKALYVNQWNNVAARIGSVAAGRTVDRILVAYDSSDGPAKFRGWLDDVVLKPVPPEKPKAHLSDYALTTRGTNSSGSFSRGNDFPATALPHGFNFWTPVTNASSLSWLYEYARANNADNLPTIQAFSASHEPSPWMGDRQTFQLMPSAASATPDTGREARELPFRHENETARPYYYGVRFENGLKAEMTPTDHAAVLRFTYPGDNANVLFDNVTEQAGLTLDKEHGIVTGYSDVKSGLSTGATRLFVYGEFDKPVTDGASSGVKGYLRFDAGADRTVTLRLATSLVGIDQAKANLRQEIPDGTSFDAVRTRARRAWDTLLGKVEVEGATPDQLTTLYSGLYRLYLYPNSGFERVDGEDRYASPFSPMPGPDTPTHTGAKIVDGRVYVNNGFWDTYRTTWPAYSFLTPSQAGEMVDGFVQQYKDGGWTSRWSSPGYADLMTGTSSDVAFADAYVKGVRFDAKAAYDAAVKNATVVPPMSGVGRKGMSTSPFLGYTTTGTHEGLSWAMEGYVNDYGIARMGEALYRKTGEKRYREESEYFLNRARDYVHLFDARAGFFQGRDAKGDWRVDSAKYDPRVWGYDYTETNGWGYAFTAPQDSRGLANLYGGRQGLADKLDEYFATPETASPDFVGSYGGVIHEMTEARDVRMGMYGHSNQVAHHVIYMYDAAGEPWKAQAYVREALSRLYTGSEIGQGYHGDEDNGEQSAWYLFSALGFYPLVMGSGEYSIGSPLFKKVTVHLENGRDLVVRAPRNSAKNVYVQGVTVDGRPWKSTSLPHSLLSRGGVVDFFMGPKPSTWGTGKDAGPVSVTEDDKVPAPRADVLKGAGALFDDTSATSATVASADLPAEGAVRAVQYTLTSGADRTKAPTGWTLEGSDDGTTWRTLDHRSGETFTWDRQTRAFTIASPGTYTRYRLVLNGESTLAEVELLG, from the coding sequence ATGCAGCGGAGAACGCGGCACAGATGGGCTCCGGCGGCCGTCCTCACGGCCGCCTTTGTCATGGCCGTCGGCGCGCAGGGCGCCGCGGTCGCCCTGCCCGCCAGGGCTCCGGCGGCCGACCGGGAGTTCGCATCCTCGTTCGAGGCGGGCGACCCGGCGCCGGACTGGCTGAACACCGTCGACACCGGACCCGACGGCGGCAAGCGCGCCTCGGGCGTCGACGGCGGCTACAGCACCGGCATTCCGGGCAATGTCACCGACCACGTCACCGAAGTCCGGGCGAGCGCCCGGAACACGGGCGCCGGCGAGGTCGAGGAGAACCTCGTCGATGGCGAGCCCGGCACCAAGTGGCTGACCTTCGCGCCCACCGGCTGGGTGGAGTTCGACCTGGACAAACCCATCAAGATAGCGACCTACGCGCTCACCTCGGCCAACGACTACGCCGAGCGCGACCCGAAGGACTGGACCCTGAAGGGCTCGGCCGACGGCAAGGACTGGAAGACGGTCGACGCCCGCTCGGGCGAGACCTTCGCCGAGCGGTTCCAGACGAAGTCGTACGACCTCGCCGAACCGGCGGAGTACCGGTACTTCCGGCTGGAGGTGACGGGGAACGCCGGCGCCGCGGACATCCTGCAGCTGGCCGATGTGCAGTTCTCCACCGGAGGCACCGGCGGACCGGTGCCCCAGGACATGCTGACCCTGGTCGACAAGGGACCGAGCGGCTCCCCGACCGCCAAGGCGCGGGCCGGGTTCACCGGAAAGCGTGCCCTGCGCTACGCCGGCCGGCACACGGCGGGCGGCCGGGCCTACTCCTACAACAAGGTCTTCGACGTGAACGTGAAGGTGAGCGGCGACACCCTGCTGTCGTACCGCATCTTCCCGTCGATGGCCGACGGCGACCGCGACTACGACGCCACGAACGTCTCCGTCGACCTGGCCTTCACCGACGGCACCTATCTGAGCGGCCTGGGCGCCCTGGACCAGCACGGCTTCCCGCTCACCCCGCGCGGGCAGGGCGCGTCGAAGGCCCTGTACGTCAACCAGTGGAACAACGTGGCCGCGCGGATCGGCTCGGTGGCGGCCGGCCGGACCGTCGACCGGATCCTGGTGGCGTACGACTCCTCCGACGGCCCGGCGAAGTTCCGCGGCTGGCTGGACGACGTGGTCCTGAAGCCGGTGCCGCCCGAGAAGCCGAAGGCGCATCTGTCGGACTACGCACTCACCACCCGGGGCACCAACTCCAGCGGCAGCTTCTCGCGGGGCAACGACTTCCCGGCGACGGCTCTGCCGCACGGCTTCAACTTCTGGACGCCGGTGACCAACGCGTCCTCGCTCAGCTGGCTGTACGAGTACGCACGTGCGAACAACGCCGACAACCTGCCGACCATCCAGGCGTTCAGCGCGAGCCACGAGCCGAGCCCGTGGATGGGCGACCGGCAGACCTTCCAGCTGATGCCGTCGGCCGCGTCCGCCACCCCGGACACCGGCCGCGAGGCGCGGGAGCTGCCCTTCCGGCACGAGAACGAGACCGCGCGGCCGTACTACTACGGGGTGCGGTTCGAGAACGGTCTCAAGGCCGAGATGACCCCCACCGACCACGCGGCCGTGCTCCGCTTCACCTACCCCGGCGACAACGCGAACGTGCTGTTCGACAACGTCACCGAGCAGGCCGGGCTGACGCTCGACAAGGAGCACGGGATCGTCACCGGCTACTCGGACGTGAAGTCGGGCCTGTCCACGGGCGCGACCCGGCTGTTCGTGTACGGCGAGTTCGACAAGCCGGTCACCGACGGCGCGTCGAGCGGTGTGAAGGGGTACCTGCGGTTCGACGCGGGCGCCGACCGGACCGTCACGCTGCGGCTGGCGACCTCGCTCGTCGGCATCGACCAGGCGAAGGCAAACCTGCGCCAGGAGATCCCGGACGGCACCTCCTTCGACGCGGTCCGGACGCGGGCCCGGCGGGCCTGGGACACGCTGCTCGGCAAGGTCGAGGTGGAGGGCGCGACCCCGGACCAGCTGACCACGCTGTACTCCGGTCTGTACCGGCTGTACCTGTACCCGAACTCCGGCTTCGAGCGGGTCGACGGCGAGGACCGGTACGCCTCGCCGTTCTCCCCGATGCCGGGTCCGGACACCCCGACGCACACCGGCGCGAAGATCGTGGACGGCAGGGTGTACGTGAACAACGGCTTCTGGGACACCTACCGGACCACCTGGCCGGCGTACTCGTTCCTGACACCGTCCCAGGCGGGCGAGATGGTCGACGGGTTCGTGCAGCAGTACAAGGACGGCGGCTGGACCTCGCGGTGGTCCTCCCCCGGCTACGCCGACCTGATGACCGGCACCTCCTCGGACGTGGCGTTCGCCGACGCCTACGTCAAGGGGGTGAGGTTCGACGCGAAGGCGGCGTACGACGCGGCCGTGAAGAACGCGACCGTCGTCCCGCCGATGTCGGGCGTGGGCCGCAAGGGCATGAGCACCTCGCCGTTCCTCGGCTACACCACGACCGGCACGCACGAGGGCCTGTCGTGGGCGATGGAGGGCTACGTCAACGACTACGGCATCGCGCGGATGGGCGAGGCGCTGTACCGGAAGACGGGCGAGAAGCGCTACCGGGAGGAGTCGGAGTACTTCCTCAACCGGGCCCGGGACTACGTGCACCTCTTCGACGCCAGGGCCGGCTTCTTCCAGGGCCGGGACGCCAAGGGCGACTGGCGCGTGGACTCCGCGAAGTACGACCCGCGCGTGTGGGGCTACGACTACACGGAGACCAACGGCTGGGGCTACGCCTTCACCGCCCCGCAGGACAGCCGGGGCCTGGCCAACCTGTACGGCGGCCGGCAGGGCCTCGCCGACAAGCTGGACGAGTACTTCGCCACCCCGGAGACGGCCTCCCCGGACTTCGTCGGCTCCTACGGCGGTGTCATCCACGAGATGACCGAGGCGCGGGACGTCCGGATGGGCATGTACGGCCACTCCAACCAGGTCGCGCACCACGTCATCTACATGTACGACGCGGCCGGCGAGCCCTGGAAGGCGCAGGCGTACGTCCGTGAGGCGCTCTCCCGGCTCTACACCGGCAGCGAGATCGGGCAGGGCTACCACGGCGACGAGGACAACGGCGAGCAGTCGGCCTGGTACCTCTTCTCCGCGCTCGGCTTCTACCCGCTGGTCATGGGCAGCGGCGAGTACTCCATCGGCTCCCCGCTGTTCAAGAAGGTCACCGTGCACCTGGAGAACGGCCGGGACCTGGTGGTGCGGGCACCGCGGAACAGCGCGAAGAACGTCTACGTCCAGGGCGTGACGGTCGACGGCCGCCCCTGGAAGTCGACGTCGCTCCCCCACTCGCTGCTGTCCAGGGGCGGGGTGGTGGACTTCTTCATGGGGCCGAAGCCGTCGACGTGGGGCACGGGCAAGGACGCGGGCCCGGTCTCCGTCACCGAGGACGACAAGGTGCCGGCGCCGCGCGCGGACGTCCTGAAGGGTGCCGGGGCGCTCTTCGACGACACCTCGGCGACCAGCGCGACGGTCGCCTCGGCGGACCTGCCGGCCGAGGGCGCCGTGCGGGCGGTCCAGTACACGCTGACCTCGGGCGCGGACCGCACGAAGGCGCCGACCGGCTGGACCCTTGAGGGCTCCGACGACGGCACGACCTGGCGGACCCTGGACCACCGCTCCGGGGAAACCTTCACCTGGGACCGCCAGACCCGCGCCTTCACCATCGCCTCGCCGGGCACGTACACGAGGTACCGCCTCGTCCTGAACGGCGAGTCGACCCTGGCCGAGGTGGAACTGCTGGGCTGA
- the ngcE gene encoding N-acetylglucosamine/diacetylchitobiose ABC transporter substrate-binding protein: MGSTAHHDGEGVGRRDLIKRSAALGLVAAPGMGLLSACASGGGDGDSGEGGTKGKTSKDNPFGAKKGSKLDVVVFKGGYGDDYAKAWEADFGKKLGVTSTHTGTQEITGKLQPRFNAGNPPDIVDDSGAQKINIDVLYKNGQLLDLAEVLDAPSVDDPAKKVRDTLIPGTLDPGLQEGKIVALNYIYTVWGLWYSGKLFKEKGWEEPKSWADFLAICKDAKSQGIGGLAHQGKYPYYINVAIMDLIAKKGGLDAMKAIDNLDPKAFVGSEAAQEAIEAIYEVVEKGYLMPGTNGLTHTESQTRWNQYKAVFITSGSWLENEQLKQTPTDFDMKFLPMPLLPGSKLPFEAIRAGSGEPFVIPAKAKNLPAAKEFMRRMLSKEWSTLFAKQANSLTILKDGVDPSVRLRPGTQSTVEASKAAGDNTFRYLYTEWYGEMGTAIEAASNELMSKRIQPKEWLKRCQAAVDKQAKDPASKKNHRD, from the coding sequence ATGGGATCCACTGCGCACCACGATGGTGAAGGTGTGGGCCGTCGCGATCTGATCAAGCGGTCCGCGGCGCTCGGCCTGGTCGCCGCCCCCGGAATGGGCCTGCTTTCCGCCTGTGCCAGCGGCGGCGGGGACGGCGACTCGGGGGAGGGCGGCACCAAGGGGAAGACGTCCAAGGACAACCCGTTCGGTGCCAAGAAGGGCAGCAAGCTCGACGTCGTCGTCTTCAAGGGCGGATACGGCGACGACTACGCCAAGGCGTGGGAGGCCGACTTCGGCAAGAAGCTCGGCGTCACCTCCACCCACACCGGCACCCAGGAGATCACCGGCAAGCTCCAGCCGCGCTTCAACGCGGGCAACCCGCCGGACATCGTGGACGACTCCGGCGCCCAGAAGATCAATATCGACGTCCTCTACAAGAACGGGCAGCTGCTGGACCTCGCCGAGGTGCTGGACGCGCCCTCGGTGGACGACCCCGCCAAGAAGGTCCGCGACACCCTGATCCCCGGCACGCTCGACCCGGGCCTGCAGGAGGGCAAGATCGTCGCCCTGAACTACATCTACACGGTGTGGGGGCTGTGGTACTCCGGCAAGCTCTTCAAGGAGAAGGGCTGGGAGGAGCCCAAGTCCTGGGCCGACTTCCTCGCCATCTGCAAGGACGCCAAGTCGCAGGGCATCGGCGGCCTCGCCCACCAGGGCAAGTACCCGTACTACATCAACGTCGCCATCATGGACCTGATCGCCAAGAAGGGCGGCCTGGACGCCATGAAGGCGATCGACAACCTCGACCCCAAGGCGTTCGTCGGCTCCGAGGCGGCCCAGGAGGCCATCGAGGCGATCTACGAGGTGGTCGAGAAGGGCTATCTGATGCCCGGCACCAACGGCCTGACCCACACCGAGTCGCAGACCCGCTGGAACCAGTACAAGGCCGTGTTCATCACCTCCGGCTCCTGGCTGGAGAACGAGCAGCTCAAGCAGACGCCCACCGACTTCGACATGAAGTTCCTGCCGATGCCGCTGCTGCCCGGCAGCAAGCTGCCGTTCGAGGCGATCCGGGCCGGCTCGGGCGAGCCCTTCGTCATCCCGGCCAAGGCGAAGAACCTGCCGGCGGCCAAGGAGTTCATGCGGCGCATGCTCTCCAAGGAGTGGTCCACGCTCTTCGCCAAGCAGGCCAACTCGCTGACGATCCTGAAGGACGGCGTCGATCCGAGCGTCCGGCTGCGGCCGGGTACGCAGTCCACGGTGGAGGCCTCCAAGGCGGCCGGCGACAACACCTTCCGGTACCTGTACACCGAGTGGTACGGCGAGATGGGGACCGCCATCGAGGCCGCGTCCAACGAGCTGATGTCCAAGCGGATCCAGCCGAAGGAGTGGCTGAAGCGGTGTCAGGCCGCGGTGGACAAGCAGGCCAAGGACCCCGCGTCCAAGAAGAACCACCGGGATTAG
- a CDS encoding carbohydrate ABC transporter permease — protein MRKGQYRFVTGFLLVPVALYVIFVIWPYLQTFGYSLTDWKGQSQTFRFVGLDNYRKLFQDDVFLEAIWHNILFLVFIPVITILLALFFAFMLNAGGRGRAGGVQGVAGAKFYKILYFFPQVLSLAILAVLFNAVYRSDGGGLLNGLLIKLGLVDADNPVEWLNEPNMVLWALLLVVVWHGVGFYLVLFSAAMQSIPRDIYEAALIDGASRNQSFFRITLPLLWDSVQTAWVYLGIVAMDMFVLVSSMTQNMGAYGGGPDHHSDVMSTVMMRNFLYYGKSGYACAMGVVMLLLTLVLSVVTLRATRRERIEF, from the coding sequence ATGCGCAAAGGGCAGTACCGGTTCGTCACGGGGTTTCTCCTCGTTCCCGTGGCGCTTTATGTGATCTTCGTGATCTGGCCGTACCTCCAGACGTTCGGCTATTCGCTGACCGACTGGAAGGGGCAGTCGCAGACCTTCCGTTTCGTTGGTCTGGACAATTACAGGAAGCTGTTCCAGGACGACGTCTTCCTGGAAGCCATCTGGCACAACATCCTCTTCCTGGTCTTCATCCCGGTGATCACCATTCTGCTCGCCCTGTTCTTCGCCTTCATGCTGAACGCGGGCGGGCGCGGCCGGGCCGGCGGTGTGCAGGGAGTCGCCGGCGCGAAGTTCTACAAGATCCTCTACTTCTTCCCGCAGGTGCTGTCGCTGGCCATCCTCGCGGTGCTGTTCAACGCGGTGTACCGCAGTGACGGCGGCGGTCTGCTCAACGGCCTGCTGATCAAGCTCGGCCTGGTCGACGCCGACAATCCGGTGGAATGGCTCAACGAGCCGAACATGGTCCTGTGGGCGCTGCTGCTGGTCGTGGTGTGGCACGGCGTGGGCTTCTACCTGGTGCTGTTCTCGGCCGCCATGCAGTCCATCCCGCGGGACATCTACGAGGCCGCCCTGATCGACGGGGCGAGCCGCAACCAGTCCTTCTTCCGCATCACCCTGCCGCTGCTGTGGGACTCGGTGCAGACCGCCTGGGTCTACCTCGGCATCGTCGCCATGGACATGTTCGTACTGGTCTCCTCGATGACCCAGAACATGGGCGCCTACGGCGGCGGTCCCGACCACCACAGCGACGTGATGTCGACGGTGATGATGCGGAACTTCCTCTACTACGGCAAGAGCGGTTACGCCTGCGCCATGGGTGTGGTCATGCTGCTGCTCACGCTGGTCCTGTCCGTGGTCACGCTGCGCGCCACCCGCCGCGAGCGCATCGAGTTCTGA
- a CDS encoding carbohydrate ABC transporter permease yields the protein MSAPIKETAPAPAGRTVAKVPVRPGDRRSEGVVLNVFSHGFLALWALLIVLPLLWLVLSAFKTDAQIGGSALGWPDNWTVDVFRRAWDKGIGDYFLNTVIVLVFSVPLTMLFGSMAAYVLARYRFWGNRLLYYFFVAGAMFPVFLALVPLFFMVKRLDMLNTYQGLILVYIAYSMPFTVFFMHAFFRTLPTAVFEAAILDGASHTRTFFRVMLPMAKPGLISVGIFNTLGQWNQFILPTVLMQPQSGDDPERYVLTQGLIQLQQQQGYASDLPVLFAGVTIAMIPMLVVYLSFQRQVQAGLTSATLK from the coding sequence ATGAGCGCACCCATCAAGGAGACCGCCCCCGCACCGGCCGGGCGGACGGTGGCCAAGGTCCCCGTCCGGCCGGGCGACCGGCGCAGCGAGGGCGTGGTCCTGAACGTCTTCTCCCACGGCTTCCTCGCCCTGTGGGCCCTGCTGATCGTGCTGCCGCTGCTGTGGCTGGTGCTCAGCGCCTTCAAGACCGACGCCCAGATCGGCGGCTCGGCCCTCGGCTGGCCGGACAACTGGACCGTCGACGTCTTCCGCCGAGCCTGGGACAAGGGCATCGGGGACTACTTCCTGAACACCGTGATCGTACTGGTGTTCTCCGTGCCGCTGACCATGCTGTTCGGGTCGATGGCCGCGTACGTGCTGGCCCGGTACCGGTTCTGGGGCAACCGGCTGCTGTACTACTTCTTCGTGGCCGGCGCGATGTTCCCGGTCTTCCTGGCCCTGGTCCCGCTGTTCTTCATGGTCAAGCGGCTGGACATGCTGAACACCTACCAGGGGCTGATCCTGGTCTACATCGCCTACTCGATGCCGTTCACGGTGTTCTTCATGCACGCCTTCTTCCGGACCCTGCCCACGGCGGTCTTCGAGGCGGCGATCCTGGACGGGGCCTCGCACACCCGGACCTTCTTCCGGGTGATGCTGCCGATGGCCAAGCCCGGACTGATCAGCGTGGGGATCTTCAACACTCTGGGGCAGTGGAACCAGTTCATCCTGCCCACGGTCCTCATGCAGCCGCAGAGCGGTGACGACCCCGAGCGGTACGTCCTCACCCAGGGTCTGATCCAGCTGCAACAGCAGCAGGGGTACGCCTCCGACCTGCCCGTTCTCTTCGCGGGTGTGACGATTGCCATGATTCCGATGCTGGTGGTCTACCTGTCCTTCCAGCGCCAGGTGCAGGCGGGTCTGACCTCGGCGACGCTGAAGTAA